The Stomoxys calcitrans chromosome 3, idStoCalc2.1, whole genome shotgun sequence genome includes a region encoding these proteins:
- the LOC106081292 gene encoding lethal(2) giant larvae protein isoform X2 → MLKFIRGKGQQPTAERQRLQKELFSYRKTAQHGFPHKPSAMAYDPIAKLMAIGTQTGAIKVFGKPGVEFYGQHALINNLGAELNVQLIEWVYGTGRLLSLTAANQLILWEPAGATLVAIKTLPFDGKLKKVSSLCCSLDKDIVWIGTEGGNVYQFDLQTFTVREPVIYHDVVLEQVPPSYKLNPGAIESIRQLPNDHSKLLIAYNRGLCVLWDLETSSVLRAYIAPGHGQSVGLFVNSTGTQFTWYHADGSYATWNISSGDPPKNVNYVPYGPDPCKSINRLYKGKRGTTDLSVFSGGMPRSAYGDHNCVSVHDSEGNKICLDFTSKVIDFFVTYAELSDTAEVLIVLLEEELCAYDLTDSKVPPIKAPYLHSVHTSAVTCNYLASQVNQEVYDKITKAGEEQDQHYSNIEWPISGGELNEDDEEAGENEPREYEILLTGHEDGSVKFWDCTGVVLKPIYNFKTALLFGHENQDDLPPAESSEQIDESDPPFRKAGLFDPYSDDPRLAVKKVALCPKTGRLIVGGTAGQIVIAHFESDEAKKTPLQFSEMNLVSDRDGFVWKGHDKLNVRENLLDANADPVGDEGVHITGVLQVSPPASITCLALEANWGLVAGGTAHGLVLFDFKNFLPVFNRCTLNPNDLTGAGEQLSRRKSFKKSLRESFRKLRKGRSTRNNPTNQVPTTLEARPVERQVEARSNDDGMGSMVRCLLFAKTYITNVNITSATLWSATNASTISVFLLHLPPAQTAATTVPPTGVDGTTSAPPQSRRVSAQIAKEIQLKHRAPVVGITVFDATGCPVDQLGGGNGTAPHRVLIASEEQFKIFSLPQLKPINKYKLTANEGARVRRIQLASFSCRVPAELVQGAQSGSSPTKSTRSQDHNEGAANTSMASGSNIENYHEMALVCLTNMGDVMVLSVPELKRQLNAAAVRREDINGISSLCFTNYGEALYMMSSSELQRIALATSKAVSPHGTIEVDQLQLDESMHNENADKESLREESATASPTNAPAAAKRAATTVTTTTTSKSIESDHAGLTNGIGEGNSPNKANETISSSIGDITVDSVRDHLNATTTTLCSTTTEETVGRLSVMSTQTNQTLTNVNMKDISDINIPNLMDLTPSNTTETSTSSVVIKSVITSVSHEKTNGESETITTKTTTHEESQF, encoded by the exons ACCGCTCAACATGGCTTTCCACACAAACCTTCGGCCATGGCCTATGACCCCATTGCCAAACTCATGGCCATTGGTACACAAACAGGGGCCATCAAGGTATTCGGCAAACCAGGAGTAGAATTCTATGGCCAACATGCTTTGATCAATAATTTGGGGGCCGAATTGAATGTTCAGTTGATTGAGTGGGTGTACGGCACAGGACGCCTATTGTCTTTGACCGCCGCCAATCAATTGATACTGTGGGAACCGGCTGGTGCTACTTTGGTGGCCATTAAAACTCTTCCCTTTGATGGCAAACTTAAGAAGGTGTCCTCATTGTGCTGCTCCTTGGACAAGGACATCGTTTGGATAGGCACTGAGGGCGGTAATGTATATCAATTCGATTTACAAACATTTACGGTTAGAGAACCGGTTATATACCATGATGTGGTATTGGAACAAGTACCTCCCAGCTATAAACTAAATCCTGGTGCAATTGAATCGATACGCCAGCTGCCCAATGATCACAGTAAGCTGTTGATAGCCTACAACAGGGGTTTGTGTGTATTATGGGATTTGGAGACTTCATCTGTGCTTAGGGCTTATATAGCCCCAGGGCATGGTCAGAGTGTGGGTCTATTTGTCAACTCAACAGGCACCCAGTTTACATGGTATCATGCCGATGGTTCATATGCCACTTGGAACATAAGTAGTGGAGATCCGCCCAAGAATGTCAACTATGTGCCGTATGGCCCAGATCCCTGCAAGAGTATAAATCGCCTTTACAAGGGAAAGAGAGG AACCACTGACCTTTCTGTGTTTTCTGGCGGCATGCCACGTTCGGCCTATGGGGATCATAACTGTGTTTCTGTGCACGACTCCGAAGGCAATAAAATTTGCTTGGACTTCACCTCGAAAGTTATCGATTTCTTTGTTACCTATGCTGAATTATCAGACACAGCTGAAGTTTTGATTGTATTGCTCGAAGAAGAGTTGTGTGCTTATGATTTGACAGACTCTAAGGTGCCTCCCATCAAGGCACCCTATTTGCATTCGGTGCATACTTCGGCAGTAACCTGCAATTATTTGGCCTCACAAGTAAACCAGGAGGTGTATGACAAGATCACCAAAGCCGGAGAGGAACAAGATCAACACTACAGCAACATTGAATGGCCCATCAGTGGCGGCGAATTGAACGAAGACGATGAGGAGGCTGGAGAAAATGAACCCAGGGAATATGAGATTTTACTTACTGGCCATGAGGATGGGTCTGTGAAATTTTGGGACTGCACTGGTGTCGTATTGAAGCCAATTTACAACTTTAAAACCGCTTTGCTGTTTGG TCATGAAAATCAAGACGACTTGCCTCCTGCCGAAAGCTCCGAGCAGATCGATGAATCTGATCCTCCATTCCGCAAAGCTGGTCTTTTCGATCCCTACTCTGATGATCCTCGTTTGGCGGTTAAAAAGGTTGCATTATGCCCCAAAACTGGACGTTTGATTGTAGGCGGCACCGCTGGCCAAATAGTTATAGCCCATTTTGAAAGTGATGAGGCCAAGAAGACTCCTCTGCAGTTTAGCGAAATGAATTTAGTTAGTGACCGCGATGGCTTTGTCTGGAAGGGCCATGACAAGTTGAATGTGCGTGAAAACTTACTGGATGCCAATGCCGATCCAGTGGGCGATGAGGGTGTCCACATCACAGGTGTTTTGCAAGTGTCGCCCCCGGCCAGCATAACATGCCTGGCATTGGAAGCCAATTGGGGTCTGGTGGCCGGAGGAACCGCCCATGGTTTGGTGTTgtttgattttaaaaatttccttccGGTTTTCAATCGCTGTACCTTGAACCCAAATG ATCTGACTGGTGCTGGTGAGCAATTATCACGCCGCAAGTCTTTTAAGAAGTCCTTGCGTGAATCATTCCGTAAATTGCGTAAGGGACGATCTACTCGCAATAATCCCACAAATCAAGTGCCAACCACT CTTGAGGCTCGTCCTGTTGAGCGACAGGTTGAGGCGCGTTCCAATGACGATGGCATGGGTTCTATGGTGCGTTGTCTACTTTTTGCCAAGACCTACATCACAAATG TTAATATAACCTCGGCCACCTTGTGGTCAGCAACAAACGCCAGCACAATCTCGGTATTCTTGTTACATTTGCCCCCAGCACAAACGGCTGCTACGACTGTTCCTCCCACCGGCGTTGATGGCACCACTTCGGCTCCGCCCCAATCCCGTCGTGTGTCAGCCCAAATTGCTAAGGAAATTCAATTGAAGCATCGTGCTCCCGTCGTAGGCATTACAGTATTCGATGCCACCGGCTGTCCCGTTGACCAGTTGGGAGGAGGCAATGGCACTGCTCCACATCGTGTGCTCATTGCCTCGGAggaacaatttaaaatattctCTCTGCCCCAATTGAAGCCCattaacaaatacaaattgactgCCAATGAGGGAGCGCGAGTTCGTCGCATACAATTGGCCTCCTTCTCGTGCCGTGTGCCTGCCGAACTGGTGCAGGGAGCTCAGTCTGGTAGTTCGCCCACCAAATCGACAAGATCGCAAGATCACAATGAGGGGGCGGCCAACACCAGCATGGCCTCGGGAAGCAATATTGAGAATTACCATGAGATGGCTTTGGTATGCCTGACAAATATGGGCGATGTGATGGTATTGTCAGTGCCCGAGTTAAAGAGACAACTGAATGCAGCCGCAGTGCGTAGAGAAGACATAAA CGGTATATCTTCTCTCTGCTTTACCAATTATGGTGAAGCCCTCTACATGATGTCCTCCTCAGAGCTGCAACGCATTGCCCTTGCCACCTCGAAGGCTGTGAGCCCCCATGGTACTATTGAAGTTGATCAATTGCAGTTAGACGAGTCAATGCATAATGAAAATGCCGACAAGGAATCATTACGCGAAGAATCTGCTACAGCATCGCCAACAAATGCCCCAGCTGCTGCCAAACGAGCTGCCACCACAGTTACCACAACGACAACCAGCAAGTCAATTGAATCAGATCATGCCGGACTTACCAATGGCATTGGTGAGGGCAATTCACCCAATAAGGCAAATGAGACCATTAGCAGTTCCATAGGCGATATAACAGTGGACTCTGTGCGAGACCATTTGAATGCCACCACCACAACATTGTGTTCCACCACCACCGAGGAGACAGTTG GTCGTTTATCTGTTATGAGTACCCAAACAAATCAGACACTAACCAATGTCAACATGAAAGACATTTCCGATATAAATATACCAAATTTAATGGATTTGACGCCAAG CAATACCACTGAAACCAGCACTAGTTCGGTTGTCATCAAATCTGTTATAACCAGCGTTTCCCATGAAAAGACAAATGGCGAATCTGAGACGATAACTACGAAAACAACCACCCATGAGGAAAGCCAATTTTAA
- the LOC106081292 gene encoding lethal(2) giant larvae protein isoform X1, with product MTAQHGFPHKPSAMAYDPIAKLMAIGTQTGAIKVFGKPGVEFYGQHALINNLGAELNVQLIEWVYGTGRLLSLTAANQLILWEPAGATLVAIKTLPFDGKLKKVSSLCCSLDKDIVWIGTEGGNVYQFDLQTFTVREPVIYHDVVLEQVPPSYKLNPGAIESIRQLPNDHSKLLIAYNRGLCVLWDLETSSVLRAYIAPGHGQSVGLFVNSTGTQFTWYHADGSYATWNISSGDPPKNVNYVPYGPDPCKSINRLYKGKRGTTDLSVFSGGMPRSAYGDHNCVSVHDSEGNKICLDFTSKVIDFFVTYAELSDTAEVLIVLLEEELCAYDLTDSKVPPIKAPYLHSVHTSAVTCNYLASQVNQEVYDKITKAGEEQDQHYSNIEWPISGGELNEDDEEAGENEPREYEILLTGHEDGSVKFWDCTGVVLKPIYNFKTALLFGHENQDDLPPAESSEQIDESDPPFRKAGLFDPYSDDPRLAVKKVALCPKTGRLIVGGTAGQIVIAHFESDEAKKTPLQFSEMNLVSDRDGFVWKGHDKLNVRENLLDANADPVGDEGVHITGVLQVSPPASITCLALEANWGLVAGGTAHGLVLFDFKNFLPVFNRCTLNPNDLTGAGEQLSRRKSFKKSLRESFRKLRKGRSTRNNPTNQVPTTLEARPVERQVEARSNDDGMGSMVRCLLFAKTYITNVNITSATLWSATNASTISVFLLHLPPAQTAATTVPPTGVDGTTSAPPQSRRVSAQIAKEIQLKHRAPVVGITVFDATGCPVDQLGGGNGTAPHRVLIASEEQFKIFSLPQLKPINKYKLTANEGARVRRIQLASFSCRVPAELVQGAQSGSSPTKSTRSQDHNEGAANTSMASGSNIENYHEMALVCLTNMGDVMVLSVPELKRQLNAAAVRREDINGISSLCFTNYGEALYMMSSSELQRIALATSKAVSPHGTIEVDQLQLDESMHNENADKESLREESATASPTNAPAAAKRAATTVTTTTTSKSIESDHAGLTNGIGEGNSPNKANETISSSIGDITVDSVRDHLNATTTTLCSTTTEETVGRLSVMSTQTNQTLTNVNMKDISDINIPNLMDLTPSNTTETSTSSVVIKSVITSVSHEKTNGESETITTKTTTHEESQF from the exons ATG ACCGCTCAACATGGCTTTCCACACAAACCTTCGGCCATGGCCTATGACCCCATTGCCAAACTCATGGCCATTGGTACACAAACAGGGGCCATCAAGGTATTCGGCAAACCAGGAGTAGAATTCTATGGCCAACATGCTTTGATCAATAATTTGGGGGCCGAATTGAATGTTCAGTTGATTGAGTGGGTGTACGGCACAGGACGCCTATTGTCTTTGACCGCCGCCAATCAATTGATACTGTGGGAACCGGCTGGTGCTACTTTGGTGGCCATTAAAACTCTTCCCTTTGATGGCAAACTTAAGAAGGTGTCCTCATTGTGCTGCTCCTTGGACAAGGACATCGTTTGGATAGGCACTGAGGGCGGTAATGTATATCAATTCGATTTACAAACATTTACGGTTAGAGAACCGGTTATATACCATGATGTGGTATTGGAACAAGTACCTCCCAGCTATAAACTAAATCCTGGTGCAATTGAATCGATACGCCAGCTGCCCAATGATCACAGTAAGCTGTTGATAGCCTACAACAGGGGTTTGTGTGTATTATGGGATTTGGAGACTTCATCTGTGCTTAGGGCTTATATAGCCCCAGGGCATGGTCAGAGTGTGGGTCTATTTGTCAACTCAACAGGCACCCAGTTTACATGGTATCATGCCGATGGTTCATATGCCACTTGGAACATAAGTAGTGGAGATCCGCCCAAGAATGTCAACTATGTGCCGTATGGCCCAGATCCCTGCAAGAGTATAAATCGCCTTTACAAGGGAAAGAGAGG AACCACTGACCTTTCTGTGTTTTCTGGCGGCATGCCACGTTCGGCCTATGGGGATCATAACTGTGTTTCTGTGCACGACTCCGAAGGCAATAAAATTTGCTTGGACTTCACCTCGAAAGTTATCGATTTCTTTGTTACCTATGCTGAATTATCAGACACAGCTGAAGTTTTGATTGTATTGCTCGAAGAAGAGTTGTGTGCTTATGATTTGACAGACTCTAAGGTGCCTCCCATCAAGGCACCCTATTTGCATTCGGTGCATACTTCGGCAGTAACCTGCAATTATTTGGCCTCACAAGTAAACCAGGAGGTGTATGACAAGATCACCAAAGCCGGAGAGGAACAAGATCAACACTACAGCAACATTGAATGGCCCATCAGTGGCGGCGAATTGAACGAAGACGATGAGGAGGCTGGAGAAAATGAACCCAGGGAATATGAGATTTTACTTACTGGCCATGAGGATGGGTCTGTGAAATTTTGGGACTGCACTGGTGTCGTATTGAAGCCAATTTACAACTTTAAAACCGCTTTGCTGTTTGG TCATGAAAATCAAGACGACTTGCCTCCTGCCGAAAGCTCCGAGCAGATCGATGAATCTGATCCTCCATTCCGCAAAGCTGGTCTTTTCGATCCCTACTCTGATGATCCTCGTTTGGCGGTTAAAAAGGTTGCATTATGCCCCAAAACTGGACGTTTGATTGTAGGCGGCACCGCTGGCCAAATAGTTATAGCCCATTTTGAAAGTGATGAGGCCAAGAAGACTCCTCTGCAGTTTAGCGAAATGAATTTAGTTAGTGACCGCGATGGCTTTGTCTGGAAGGGCCATGACAAGTTGAATGTGCGTGAAAACTTACTGGATGCCAATGCCGATCCAGTGGGCGATGAGGGTGTCCACATCACAGGTGTTTTGCAAGTGTCGCCCCCGGCCAGCATAACATGCCTGGCATTGGAAGCCAATTGGGGTCTGGTGGCCGGAGGAACCGCCCATGGTTTGGTGTTgtttgattttaaaaatttccttccGGTTTTCAATCGCTGTACCTTGAACCCAAATG ATCTGACTGGTGCTGGTGAGCAATTATCACGCCGCAAGTCTTTTAAGAAGTCCTTGCGTGAATCATTCCGTAAATTGCGTAAGGGACGATCTACTCGCAATAATCCCACAAATCAAGTGCCAACCACT CTTGAGGCTCGTCCTGTTGAGCGACAGGTTGAGGCGCGTTCCAATGACGATGGCATGGGTTCTATGGTGCGTTGTCTACTTTTTGCCAAGACCTACATCACAAATG TTAATATAACCTCGGCCACCTTGTGGTCAGCAACAAACGCCAGCACAATCTCGGTATTCTTGTTACATTTGCCCCCAGCACAAACGGCTGCTACGACTGTTCCTCCCACCGGCGTTGATGGCACCACTTCGGCTCCGCCCCAATCCCGTCGTGTGTCAGCCCAAATTGCTAAGGAAATTCAATTGAAGCATCGTGCTCCCGTCGTAGGCATTACAGTATTCGATGCCACCGGCTGTCCCGTTGACCAGTTGGGAGGAGGCAATGGCACTGCTCCACATCGTGTGCTCATTGCCTCGGAggaacaatttaaaatattctCTCTGCCCCAATTGAAGCCCattaacaaatacaaattgactgCCAATGAGGGAGCGCGAGTTCGTCGCATACAATTGGCCTCCTTCTCGTGCCGTGTGCCTGCCGAACTGGTGCAGGGAGCTCAGTCTGGTAGTTCGCCCACCAAATCGACAAGATCGCAAGATCACAATGAGGGGGCGGCCAACACCAGCATGGCCTCGGGAAGCAATATTGAGAATTACCATGAGATGGCTTTGGTATGCCTGACAAATATGGGCGATGTGATGGTATTGTCAGTGCCCGAGTTAAAGAGACAACTGAATGCAGCCGCAGTGCGTAGAGAAGACATAAA CGGTATATCTTCTCTCTGCTTTACCAATTATGGTGAAGCCCTCTACATGATGTCCTCCTCAGAGCTGCAACGCATTGCCCTTGCCACCTCGAAGGCTGTGAGCCCCCATGGTACTATTGAAGTTGATCAATTGCAGTTAGACGAGTCAATGCATAATGAAAATGCCGACAAGGAATCATTACGCGAAGAATCTGCTACAGCATCGCCAACAAATGCCCCAGCTGCTGCCAAACGAGCTGCCACCACAGTTACCACAACGACAACCAGCAAGTCAATTGAATCAGATCATGCCGGACTTACCAATGGCATTGGTGAGGGCAATTCACCCAATAAGGCAAATGAGACCATTAGCAGTTCCATAGGCGATATAACAGTGGACTCTGTGCGAGACCATTTGAATGCCACCACCACAACATTGTGTTCCACCACCACCGAGGAGACAGTTG GTCGTTTATCTGTTATGAGTACCCAAACAAATCAGACACTAACCAATGTCAACATGAAAGACATTTCCGATATAAATATACCAAATTTAATGGATTTGACGCCAAG CAATACCACTGAAACCAGCACTAGTTCGGTTGTCATCAAATCTGTTATAACCAGCGTTTCCCATGAAAAGACAAATGGCGAATCTGAGACGATAACTACGAAAACAACCACCCATGAGGAAAGCCAATTTTAA